In Nicotiana tabacum cultivar K326 chromosome 2, ASM71507v2, whole genome shotgun sequence, the following proteins share a genomic window:
- the LOC107777824 gene encoding protein TPX2-like has protein sequence MVEFAVGVLDKSMDGFAPHYSIQERGAEKERKLFTELLQKQIEEERSRVPKAIPYPYTTDYPVIPPKPEPKHCTRPEPFQLESLLRHEREMQRELEERQRLEKEEAKMRTFRAQPVLIEDPIPVPEKERKPLTQVEGFNLHVDHRAVGRAEFDKKIKEKELMYQKYREEAEAARLMEEEKALKQLRKTLVPHARPVPKFDHPFLPQKSSRAVTKPRSPKLLIIKRQERRKMACPYAAAVSSAASKMR, from the exons ATGGTTGAGTTTGCCGTTGGTGTGCTTGACAAATCTATGGATGGGTTTG CACCTCATTACAGTATCCAGGAAAGAGGAGCAGAGAAGGAGAGGAAACTGTTCACTGAACTTCTACAGAAACAGATTGAGGAAGAGAGGTCTAGAGTTcccaaagcaattccatatcctTACACAACTGACTACCCTGTG ATTCCACCAAAACCAGAACCTAAGCATTGTACAAGACCAGAACCTTTCCAACTGGAGAGTCTGCTCAGGCATGAAAGGGAGATGCAGAGGGAATTAGAAGAACGGCAAAGATTGGAAAAGGAAGAAGCAAAGATGAGGACTTTTAGAGCGCAACCAGTCTTGATCGA GGATCCAATTCCAGTTCCTGAGAAAGAACGTAAACCACTAACTCAAGTTGAGGGATTTAATCTACATGTAGATCACCGTGCTGTTGGTAGAGCTGAGTTTGATAAGAAG ATCAAGGAGAAAGAACTAATGTATCAAAAATATAGGGAGGAGGCAGAAGCTGCTAGACTG ATGGAGGAGGAGAAGGCCCTGAAACAGTTACGGAAAACTTTGGTGCCTCATGCAAGACCTGTGCCTAAATTTGATCATCCTTTCCTCCCACAGAA GTCTTCCAGAGCAGTGACAAAACCAAGATCACCCAAGCTGCTGATAATTAAGAGGcaagaaaggagaaaaatggCGTGTCCCTATGCAGCAGCAGTTTCTAGTGCTGCCTCCAAGATGAGGTGA
- the LOC107777823 gene encoding putative E3 ubiquitin-protein ligase RING1a isoform X2, translating to MPAQKRYLSNYQDDNNNNEDDDENSPQHQHSRRKQSRRVAGEQTRANMEEQQVDEQDEEEDDQAQAQDNDDEDDDDQEEINQSSEDDSEGSGTDPEAFDELIAVSRSEIRTNVQCPICLGIIKRTRVVMGCQHRFCRECIDKSMRLGNNECPACRIHCASRRSLRDDPGFDTLIEAIYPDVEKYEEEELVFLEEERALNEQIQASIAQISQRQSEALIKRRKVGKDIAASSAQRTPRNYHNAYSRRRRNSQGAEPERSDPNESENDDHDRNKDSPAKDERGTQTKFRKRRRRKGAPATPTSPSAASPDGGHIETAAELPRETVGSSPGPALKPETLTWGRGGARSHSRHGSASSSRNARNTRISKLIDYLESVRTNDGELNIHLELIPLDKQTTPSLKKPHLCCRPSTSVEHLYEFVAQETKSQAKDVELLAIKDNTTVNHSTLMDASNMLARFVRGSDVTLQNLERRETLEGINSSCPLNKNLILAYVQKNSADM from the exons atgccagCCCAGAAACGCTATTTGTCGAATTATCAAGATGACAATAACAACAACGAAGACGATGATGAGAACTCCCCCCAGCATCAGCACAGCCGGCGGAAACAATCCCGACGTGTTGCCGGCGAACAAACACGAGCTAATATGGAAGAGCAACAAGTAGATGAGCAGGATGAAGAGGAAGATGACCAAGCCCAAGCCCAAGAtaatgatgatgaggatgatgatgatcaAGAGGAAATTAATCAATCGTCTGAAGATG ATTCTGAGGGAAGTGGCACTGACCCTGAAGCCTTTGATGA ATTGATCGCTGTGTCACGATCTGAGATTCGCACCAATGTACAATGTCCTATATGCTTAG GTATTATCAAGAGAACTCGGGTTGTGATGGGATGCCAACACCGTTTTTGCAGAGAATGCATAGATAAATCAATGAGACTGGG GAATAATGAATGCCCTGCATGCCGCATACATTGTGCTAGCCGACGGTCATTGAGAGATGATCCTGGATTTGATACCTTAATTGAGGCAATATATCCAGATGTTGAGAAGTACGAAGAGGAG GAGCTTGTCTTTCTTGAAGAGGAACGTGCACTCAATGAGCAG ATTCAAGCATCCATTGCCCAAATTTCTCAACGTCAATCTGAAGCACTAATTAAGAGGCGCAAAGTTGGTAAAGACATAGCTGCTTCCTCTGCACAAAGAACACCTCGCAACTATCACAATGCTTAttcgagaagaagaagaaacagtcAGGGGGCTGAACCTGAGCGATCTGATCCAAATGAGAGTGAAAATGATGATCATGACAGGAACAAAGATTCACCCGCCAAGGATGAGCGTGGAACACAAACCAAGTTCAGGAAGCGCCGGAGGCGCAAAGGAGCTCCGGCCACCCCGACTTCTCCTTCAGCTGCAAGTCCAGACGGTGGACACATTGAAACCGCAGCAGAACTACCCAGAGAAACAGTAGGCAGTTCTCCTGGACCTGCATTGAAGCCTGAAACACTTACTTGGGGAAGAGGTGGTGCTCGAAGTCACAGTCGACACGGCAGTGCCAGCAGTAGCAGAAATGCTCGTAACACTCGAATATCTAAGTTGATTGATTATCTTGAAAGTGTCCGAACAAATGATGGTGAG TTAAATATCCATCTTGAGCTTATTCCATTGGACAAACAAACAACACCAAGTCTGAAAAAGCCCCATCTCTGCTGCAGGCCAAGTACATCAGTTGAACACCTCTACGAA TTTGTTGCTCAGGAGACAAAATCACAAGCAAAAGATGTTGAATTACTGGCAATAAAGGACAATACCACTGTTAACCATTCAACCTTAATGGATGCATCAAATATGCTAGCCCGATTTGTCAGGGGGTCCGATGTTACTCTGCAAAACTTGGAAAGGCGAGAAACTTTGGAAGGAATCAATTCAAGTTGCCCATTAAATAAGAATCTG ATCCTTGCTTACGTGCAAAAGAATTCAGCCGATATGTGA
- the LOC107777823 gene encoding putative E3 ubiquitin-protein ligase RING1a isoform X1 yields MPAQKRYLSNYQDDNNNNEDDDENSPQHQHSRRKQSRRVAGEQTRANMEEQQVDEQDEEEDDQAQAQDNDDEDDDDQEEINQSSEDDSEGSGTDPEAFDELIAVSRSEIRTNDFDERSFFAQLFQVRKDVECSICLGIIKRTRVVMGCQHRFCRECIDKSMRLGNNECPACRIHCASRRSLRDDPGFDTLIEAIYPDVEKYEEEELVFLEEERALNEQIQASIAQISQRQSEALIKRRKVGKDIAASSAQRTPRNYHNAYSRRRRNSQGAEPERSDPNESENDDHDRNKDSPAKDERGTQTKFRKRRRRKGAPATPTSPSAASPDGGHIETAAELPRETVGSSPGPALKPETLTWGRGGARSHSRHGSASSSRNARNTRISKLIDYLESVRTNDGELNIHLELIPLDKQTTPSLKKPHLCCRPSTSVEHLYEFVAQETKSQAKDVELLAIKDNTTVNHSTLMDASNMLARFVRGSDVTLQNLERRETLEGINSSCPLNKNLILAYVQKNSADM; encoded by the exons atgccagCCCAGAAACGCTATTTGTCGAATTATCAAGATGACAATAACAACAACGAAGACGATGATGAGAACTCCCCCCAGCATCAGCACAGCCGGCGGAAACAATCCCGACGTGTTGCCGGCGAACAAACACGAGCTAATATGGAAGAGCAACAAGTAGATGAGCAGGATGAAGAGGAAGATGACCAAGCCCAAGCCCAAGAtaatgatgatgaggatgatgatgatcaAGAGGAAATTAATCAATCGTCTGAAGATG ATTCTGAGGGAAGTGGCACTGACCCTGAAGCCTTTGATGA ATTGATCGCTGTGTCACGATCTGAGATTCGCACCAAT GATTTCGACGAGAGAAGTTTTTTCGCACAATTATTTCAAGTTCGTAAAGATGTAGAATGTTCAATATGTCTAG GTATTATCAAGAGAACTCGGGTTGTGATGGGATGCCAACACCGTTTTTGCAGAGAATGCATAGATAAATCAATGAGACTGGG GAATAATGAATGCCCTGCATGCCGCATACATTGTGCTAGCCGACGGTCATTGAGAGATGATCCTGGATTTGATACCTTAATTGAGGCAATATATCCAGATGTTGAGAAGTACGAAGAGGAG GAGCTTGTCTTTCTTGAAGAGGAACGTGCACTCAATGAGCAG ATTCAAGCATCCATTGCCCAAATTTCTCAACGTCAATCTGAAGCACTAATTAAGAGGCGCAAAGTTGGTAAAGACATAGCTGCTTCCTCTGCACAAAGAACACCTCGCAACTATCACAATGCTTAttcgagaagaagaagaaacagtcAGGGGGCTGAACCTGAGCGATCTGATCCAAATGAGAGTGAAAATGATGATCATGACAGGAACAAAGATTCACCCGCCAAGGATGAGCGTGGAACACAAACCAAGTTCAGGAAGCGCCGGAGGCGCAAAGGAGCTCCGGCCACCCCGACTTCTCCTTCAGCTGCAAGTCCAGACGGTGGACACATTGAAACCGCAGCAGAACTACCCAGAGAAACAGTAGGCAGTTCTCCTGGACCTGCATTGAAGCCTGAAACACTTACTTGGGGAAGAGGTGGTGCTCGAAGTCACAGTCGACACGGCAGTGCCAGCAGTAGCAGAAATGCTCGTAACACTCGAATATCTAAGTTGATTGATTATCTTGAAAGTGTCCGAACAAATGATGGTGAG TTAAATATCCATCTTGAGCTTATTCCATTGGACAAACAAACAACACCAAGTCTGAAAAAGCCCCATCTCTGCTGCAGGCCAAGTACATCAGTTGAACACCTCTACGAA TTTGTTGCTCAGGAGACAAAATCACAAGCAAAAGATGTTGAATTACTGGCAATAAAGGACAATACCACTGTTAACCATTCAACCTTAATGGATGCATCAAATATGCTAGCCCGATTTGTCAGGGGGTCCGATGTTACTCTGCAAAACTTGGAAAGGCGAGAAACTTTGGAAGGAATCAATTCAAGTTGCCCATTAAATAAGAATCTG ATCCTTGCTTACGTGCAAAAGAATTCAGCCGATATGTGA